In Fimbriimonadaceae bacterium, the following are encoded in one genomic region:
- the nusG gene encoding transcription termination/antitermination protein NusG, with product MPKAWYAVHTIAGHENKVRDVLTRRAQVEGFWDLDLFEILIPTEQELTTRGGKRMIVNKKVFPGYILIQMNLTDDTYKLVKSTSGVTGFVQSGNKPVPLEEYEVRRIMSNLESSKEAPKVSWNKGDAIRVVEGPFSDFSGKIEEVNSDREKLKVLINIFGRDTPVELEFTQVEKL from the coding sequence ATGCCGAAAGCCTGGTACGCAGTCCATACAATCGCAGGTCACGAGAACAAGGTGCGCGACGTGCTCACCCGACGCGCCCAAGTCGAGGGTTTTTGGGACCTGGACCTCTTCGAAATCCTGATTCCCACGGAACAGGAGCTCACGACGCGCGGGGGCAAGCGCATGATCGTGAACAAGAAGGTTTTCCCCGGCTACATCCTCATCCAGATGAACCTGACCGACGACACGTACAAGCTGGTGAAGTCCACCAGCGGCGTGACGGGGTTCGTGCAGAGCGGCAACAAGCCGGTTCCTCTCGAGGAGTACGAGGTGCGGCGCATCATGTCGAACCTCGAGAGCAGCAAGGAAGCCCCCAAGGTCTCTTGGAACAAGGGCGATGCCATCCGCGTCGTCGAGGGGCCCTTCAGCGACTTCTCCGGAAAGATCGAAGAGGTCAACAGCGATCGCGAGAAGCTCAAGGTGCTCATCAACATCTTCGGCCGCGACACGCCGGTGGAGCTCGAGTTCACGCAGGTCGAGAAGCTGTAG
- the secE gene encoding preprotein translocase subunit SecE has protein sequence MQGKTPQQQAQIPLPKSKRGMRGFWTEVVRELKKVTWPANKETTRLTGVVLAVCTFLVLALMVMNWGADTLFKILSNQN, from the coding sequence ATGCAAGGCAAAACTCCCCAGCAGCAGGCTCAGATCCCGCTGCCCAAATCGAAGCGCGGCATGCGCGGCTTTTGGACCGAAGTGGTTCGCGAGCTCAAGAAGGTGACGTGGCCCGCCAACAAAGAGACGACGCGGCTTACCGGCGTCGTGCTCGCCGTCTGCACGTTCCTCGTGCTCGCCTTGATGGTCATGAACTGGGGCGCCGACACGCTGTTCAAGATCCTCTCCAACCAGAACTAA
- a CDS encoding transcription elongation factor GreA, with amino-acid sequence MSKPEPMNDPQGGILLTPEGHDLLQKELEHLTVVKRPEIADRIRESQQHGEFSEDNNELDEVKFEQAMVEERIATLKQIFGSAHVLDPKKIPTDEVGIGSRVTVLDIEYADEFEVRVVSSIEADPQDMRISNESPMGLALLGQKAKSEVEFDAPDGKKKLKILKIAR; translated from the coding sequence ATGAGCAAACCCGAACCGATGAACGACCCCCAGGGCGGCATCCTGCTGACCCCCGAAGGCCACGATCTGCTCCAAAAGGAGTTGGAGCACCTCACGGTGGTCAAGAGGCCGGAGATCGCGGACCGCATTCGGGAGAGCCAGCAGCACGGCGAGTTCAGCGAGGACAACAACGAACTCGACGAGGTCAAGTTCGAGCAGGCGATGGTCGAGGAGCGCATCGCCACCCTCAAACAGATCTTCGGCAGCGCCCACGTGCTCGATCCCAAGAAGATCCCCACGGACGAAGTGGGAATCGGCTCGCGCGTCACCGTACTGGACATCGAGTACGCCGACGAGTTCGAGGTTCGGGTGGTCTCCAGCATCGAGGCCGACCCGCAGGACATGCGCATCAGCAACGAATCGCCGATGGGCTTGGCCCTGTTGGGCCAAAAGGCCAAGAGCGAAGTCGAGTTCGACGCTCCCGACGGCAAGAAGAAGCTGAAGATCCTTAAGATCGCGCGCTGA
- a CDS encoding PilT/PilU family type 4a pilus ATPase translates to MREASSIGIHELIEVGFHERASDIFIKANSPPMMRQHSLIKPVPGEWPMIDSENAQRIITALMNEKQLRRFDDTMEMDLAFAVGDKCRVRANIHMQRGSFGIVCRIIPLQILTLEELGLPPVLGELTKHRQGLILVTGPTGCGKTTTLAAMLDMINQNRQCHIVTIEDPLEFVHRDKNAYVTQREVGIDTADFEPALRAVVREAPDVILIGEMRDVTTMGVAMQAGETGHLVFSTVHTSSAYETMDRIVNMFPPHEKNHLCLRLANALRAIIAQKLVPRADGNGRVVANEILICTPTVSKLIEDGHFSDLYHAMNEGQFWGMQTMNQSLVRYVKAGVITEETALNYAGIASELKQLLRR, encoded by the coding sequence ATGCGTGAAGCTTCCAGTATCGGCATCCACGAGCTCATCGAAGTGGGGTTCCACGAGCGAGCCTCGGACATCTTCATCAAGGCGAATTCGCCTCCCATGATGCGCCAGCACAGCCTCATCAAGCCCGTGCCCGGCGAGTGGCCGATGATCGATTCCGAGAACGCGCAGCGGATCATCACCGCGCTGATGAACGAAAAGCAACTGCGGCGGTTCGACGACACGATGGAGATGGACCTCGCCTTCGCCGTGGGCGACAAATGCCGCGTCCGGGCGAACATCCACATGCAACGAGGTTCGTTCGGCATCGTCTGCCGGATCATCCCGCTCCAGATTCTCACGCTCGAGGAGCTTGGCCTGCCGCCCGTTCTTGGGGAATTGACCAAGCACCGCCAGGGACTGATCCTCGTGACGGGTCCCACCGGTTGCGGCAAGACCACGACGCTGGCCGCGATGCTGGACATGATCAACCAGAACCGGCAGTGCCACATCGTGACGATCGAGGACCCGCTGGAGTTCGTCCATCGCGACAAGAACGCGTACGTGACGCAGCGCGAGGTCGGCATCGACACCGCCGACTTCGAGCCCGCGCTCCGAGCGGTCGTCCGCGAAGCGCCCGACGTGATCCTCATCGGCGAAATGCGCGACGTGACCACGATGGGCGTCGCGATGCAGGCCGGCGAAACGGGCCACCTCGTCTTCTCGACGGTCCACACGTCGAGCGCGTACGAGACCATGGACCGCATCGTCAACATGTTTCCCCCGCACGAGAAGAACCACCTCTGCCTGCGACTGGCCAACGCCCTCCGCGCGATCATCGCGCAGAAGCTCGTCCCGCGAGCCGACGGCAACGGCCGCGTCGTAGCCAACGAGATTCTCATCTGCACCCCGACGGTCAGCAAGCTCATCGAGGACGGCCACTTCAGCGACCTGTACCACGCGATGAACGAGGGCCAGTTCTGGGGCATGCAGACGATGAATCAGAGCTTGGTTCGCTACGTAAAGGCTGGTGTCATCACCGAGGAGACAGCCTTGAACTACGCGGGAATCGCGTCGGAGCTGAAGCAGTTGCTCCGGCGCTGA
- a CDS encoding PadR family transcriptional regulator — MSLSGPYSELEYLILAMVSEGINSGYAMRKQMTRMRGARWSAESGSVYRVLRRLLADGLVVEARKVGVPNRERTEYDLTPSGSALLDSWLLFPPDRQEFAFMVDPLRTRMYFLGRLKAADQIRIVKNWALENKVFLDELHRELSANEGEHPMRDLARLNLLYLVQARQDWLKKVLSALKTGAGNEVARAATSE; from the coding sequence ATGTCGTTGTCCGGACCCTACAGCGAGCTTGAATATCTGATCCTGGCTATGGTCTCGGAAGGGATCAACTCCGGATACGCCATGCGCAAACAGATGACGCGCATGCGCGGAGCCCGATGGAGCGCAGAGAGCGGATCCGTGTACCGCGTGCTGCGCCGGCTGCTGGCGGATGGGCTGGTCGTGGAGGCCCGCAAGGTCGGTGTGCCCAACCGGGAGCGGACCGAATACGACCTCACCCCCTCGGGGTCGGCGCTCCTCGACAGTTGGCTCCTCTTTCCGCCAGACCGCCAGGAGTTCGCGTTCATGGTCGATCCGCTTCGGACGCGGATGTACTTCCTGGGCCGGTTGAAGGCGGCCGACCAGATCCGGATCGTCAAGAACTGGGCCCTTGAGAACAAGGTGTTCCTCGACGAGCTTCACCGTGAACTGAGTGCCAACGAGGGCGAGCATCCGATGCGCGATCTGGCACGATTGAACCTGCTCTACCTCGTCCAGGCGCGGCAAGACTGGCTCAAGAAGGTGCTGAGCGCGCTCAAGACGGGAGCGGGCAACGAAGTCGCGAGGGCCGCGACGAGCGAATGA